The region AGCACACCCCCGGGGTGGCCGCTGCGACCTGGGAGGCGGTGTTCACCCGGGGCCTGCGGCCCATCTGCCTGACCACGCAGAAGCTCTACGGCACCTGGGGCGACCCGGAGCCGATCCAGGACGAGCTGCTCGCGGACGAGGAGTGGCGCAAGGGGATGCACACCAGCGTGCAGGAGATCGCGGGCCGCAGGGTGCTGCGGTTCTCGGGGAAGCCCGCGAACCCGACGCCGCCCACGTCCCGCTACGCCGACGAGCCGCGCGACCCCGCCCGCGAGCAGCGCTCCGCGCCCACCGCACCGGCGTCCGTCGCCGCGCCGAGCCGCCGCCCCACGGCGGTCCGGCGGCTCGCCGCCGATGTGCTCCCGCCGGTCGTCACCCGCGCGATTCGCCGCCGCAAGCGATAGCCGCTGGGAGCGGGAGGAGCCCCGGCGCGGCGGACGGCCTTACGGCCGCCGCGGCGCCGGGTGGTTCCCGGATCTACGCGTGGTAGAGGGCGCGGGCGCGCGTCAGGTCGACAAGCCCGTCCTCAAGCCCGTCCTCAAGGCCGTCCTCGCCGAGGGGCAGGAAGTAGTTCACCTGCCACGCCTGAGTGGTGCGCGCCTGGCGATTGGTCGTGGTCACCCACGGCGGGTAGACGCGGAACCCTCGCTTCCCGGCGGAGCCGTTCCGGGACATGATCCCGCGCTCGCACAGCACCTCGCTCGGGAACACGAACTGCCCGAAGTGGCCGCTGTCGCGGCTGCTGATGACGATGAGGTCTACCCCGTCGTCGGCGTCGAAGGGCCGGATCGGCCCCTCCGCGGACCGCTGCCAGACGGTGACGAACTGGCCAACCTTCGTCGGGGTGGTCTTGGCCACACGGAACCTGACCGAGAGCCCGTCGAGCGTGAACCCGTGAGCCGCGTACTCGGCGCTCTCAGGCTCGGGAACCGGCTGTGAGCAGGCAAAACCGCCCGGGTCGTACACCCATGTCCGCGCCGCCAAGAGATCACAGTGGAGCTCTGCCCACGGCTGATTCGTCACCATTGCCTCATCCTGCCATCACGTCCAGCGCACGCCGCTGGTGCCCGTGGTGGCTCAAACGCATGCACCACGTCCGGCGTGGCGGGATCCGCCAACGCGGTTCGGGGAGGGAGGCGACGCAGGGCAGGCGCCGCCAGCGGCCGTCGTACGGCACGCGGGACGGCGCATGGGCGGGACGGCACGTGAGACGGGATTCCGCGGTCCCGCGGAGGCTAGCCCCCGGCGCCGCAGGGATTTGCCCCCGCGCGCAAGGAACCCCGGCTCCGCGCGCAAGCGACCCCGGCTCCGCGCGACGGCCTTACGGTCGCCGCAGTGCCGGGTGGTCCGCCACCACCGTGCAGGATCCCGGTGCGATCTCCGTGAACCCCGCGTCGCGCACCACCGGCAGCCCGCTCGTGGTGAGCTCGTCCCACCGCTCGGCCGACGCCGTACGCACCGCAAGCGGGAACCCGGCCTCGCGCCAGGCCGCCCGCGTCGCGTCGTCCAGCTCCCACCAGGCCAACTGCGCGCCGTGCCCGGCCTGGGCCATCGCCTTGCCCGCGGACATCTCCACATGGGGGCTCAGCCACAGCACCGGACCGGTGAGGTCGGGGGCGGGCGGCGGCCCGGGGTCGTCCAGGTCGGTGCCGGAGACCTGGAGCTTGGCGAGCTCCTTGGGCCAGCCGTCCAGCGGCACCGGCGGGAACACCCGCACCTCGGCGGCCGGCGGCGGCCCGTCCTCGGCAGCGGTCGCGGCGGGCGCCCGGCCCATGACCGTAATGCCCGGCAGCTCGCCCGTGCGCCGCCACTCCGCGCCGCGCGCTCGCCGTACGACCTTGCGGATCCGGGCGTCCTGCCAGTCCCGTACGGCCTGGGCCCACTCGCCGTCCGCGGCCGTCGCCCGCTCGTCCGACAGCAGCACCAGCACGGCGCGCGCCGCCGTCTCCAGGGCGTCCGTGCGCGCCGGGGGCGCGGCCTTCTCGATCCGGACCACCAGAGGCAGGACGAACTGCGGCGCGGCGTCCCGGTCGGTCCCGGAGTGCCGGAAGGGGCTGCTGCCGGCGCCGGATCCGGTGCCGTGGTGAGCGGTTGCCCGGGGGCTGGTCTCGGTGCTGGTCTCGGTGCCGGTCTCGCTGTTGACTTCGGCGCTGGCGTCGGTGCTGGTCACGCGCCAAGTGTGCCAGGACCGCGGCGGCGGCCGCCGGGCCCGGCCACCGCGCCTATGCTCAACCAGCATGAGACTGCGAGGAGTCGGCCGCCGCTACGGGCTGGGCGGGCCCTGGGTGCTGCGCGGTGTCGATCTCGAGGTGCCGCCGGGTTCGCTGACCCGAGTCGAGGGGCGCAACGGCAGCGGTAAGTCCACGCTGCTGCGGCTGCTCGCCGGGATCGATGCCCCCAGCACGGGCCGGATCACCGGCCGCCCGGCCACGGCCTACGTCCCCGAGCGATTCCCGGCCGAGCTGCCGTTCTCCGCCCTCGGCTACCTCACCCACCTGGGCCGGATCCACGGGCTGTCCCGCGCCGCGGCGGCGCGCGGGGCGGGGGAGTGGCTGGAGCGGTTCGGTGCGGACGGATACGCCGGCACCCCGCTCGCCGAGCTGTCCAAGGGCACCAGCCAGAAGATCGCCGTGGCACAGGCGCTGCTGGCCGCCCCCGGGCTGCTGGTCCTGGACGAGGCGTGGACCGGCCTCGACCAGGCCGCGCGCGGGGTGCTGGACACGGCGGTCGCCGAGCGCGTGGCCGAGGGCGGCGCGGTCGTCTTCGTCGACCACGACCCACGCCGCCTCGCCGGGGCCCCGGGCCGGGTCCTGCGCGTCGCCGAGACCCGGCTGGTGCCGGTGGACACGGACACCAGCGAGGCACCGGGGACAGCGGTTCCACCCGGCCGGGAACCCGCGCCACCGGGCGGACGCGCGCACACCCCGGCCGTGCCCGGCCCGTTGGCTTCGGGTGGTGAACGGCCGTCCTCCGCCGGGAGGCGGCCGGGGCAGTCCACGGCCCCGGCCGTCGCATGGGTGGGGGTGGAGGCCGAGGGAGTGCCCGGGGCGGAGCTGCCCGTCGGGCTCCCGGGCGGGGCGGTGTGTGAGTACGGCCCGGCCGTGCCCGGCCCGTCGGCTTCGGGTGGTGAACGGCCGTCCTCCGCCGGGAGGCGGCCGGGGCAGTCCACGGCCCCGGCCGAAGCATCGATCCGGGTGGAGGCCGAGGGAGCGCCCGGCATCGAGCTGCCCGTCGGGCTCCCGGGCGGGGCTGTGCGCGAGTACGGGGCCGCCGCGTATGGGGGCGGGAGCGCGCCCGCCGGTCCGGCGGGCCGGGTCGTACGCCTGACGGTCGGCGCCGCCCACTCCGACGCCCTGCTCCGTACCCTCCTGACCGCTGACCCGCCGTGGCACATCCGCGCGGTGACGACCGTCGGCGACCCCCAGGAGCTCGTCGAAGCGCCGCAGGAACCCGCCGAAGCGCCTCACAGGTCCGCCGGGGCGCCTAGCGAGCCCACCGAGGAGCCTTACGACCTCACCGAGGCGCCTCGCGAGCCCGCCGAGTTTCCTCGCGAGCCCGCCGAAGCGCCTCACGAGCGCACCGAAGGACCCAAGGAACGCAACAAGACGCCCCAGGAGTCCACCGAAGCGCTTCACGGGCCCGCCGAAGGGCCGAAGGAGAAGGCATGACCGCGCTGCTGCGCTATCAGGCGGCCCTGCTGGCCCGCTCGCACCGCTGGCTGCCGCCGTTACTGCTCTACGGCGCGTTCCTGGGGATCGGGGTGCAGTCCGGGCAGCCGATCCTCGACTCGCTCGGCTACGCCGCCGCCGCGCTGTTGCCCATCGCCGCCTGGCTGGTGCGGGTGTGTGTCACCCAGGAGCCCGCCGCGGCGCGCGACTGCGCCTCGGCGGCGGTCGGACCGGCCCGGGTGCATCTCGCCGCTGTGCTGACCGCGCTGGGCGCGGCGCTGCTGCTCGGCACCCCTGGGACGCTGCTCGTCGCGGCGGTCAGTGATCCGCACAGCGCGGACCACCAGCATGAGGTCCCCGTGCCGGAGGCGACCGTCGCCGGGCTGCTCGCCGCGGTCGCGTGCGCCCTGCTCGGCACGGCCGTCGGCGCGCTGTGCAACCGGCCGCTGCTGCGCCGCCCCGGCTGGGCGATCCCGGTCACCATGCTCGCTGCGCTACTGGTGTCGGTGGCCGGTGCCTCGCCCGCGAACGCCGCCGTCTCGGGGCTGGTCGACGGCTCGCACAGCGGCACCGTGACGATGCCCCTGCTGCCCTTGGCCCTGACCGCCGCGGTCGCCGCCGGGGCGACCGCGCTGGTCTGCGCGCTGAGCTCCCGCCGGTCGTAGGGTTCGGGTCATGGACGAGCGAGGAGCCGGGGCCGGCCGCCGGGCCGTGGATGATCGACGAGTCGTGGACGACCGCCGGGCCGTGAACGATCGACCGGTCAATGACGACCGTAAAGACCTCCCCGAGGGCCCGCCGTACGCGGACTGCGTGCTGTGCGGTGAGCCCACCGAGCACCCCGTCTCGCGCCCAGGAGCGACGCTGTGCCCCGTCTGCGAGTGGCAGGAGGCCCAGCGCACCGCCTGCTCCGGCTAGGAGGTGTCCGGCGGATCTTGCAGCCGGCGGCCGGCTGTTCCCCGCGCCGCCCCTTCCCCAACCGGGGCTCCGCCCCGGACCCCGGGGCCCAGGGGGCGGCGTCCCTGGGAATGAGGCAAACGCGGGCGGGCTGCTTCCCTCCTCGTCCCTACGACGCGGCGTCGGCCAGCCCCTTCGCGTCCCGGGCGAGGGCCGTGAGCCGGGATATCGCCCGGAAGTACTTCTTCCGGTAGCCGCCGTTCAGCATCTCCTCGCTGAAGAGCTGGTCGAACGGCACCCCGGAGGCCAGCACCGGCACCTCGCGGTCGTAGAGCCGGTCGGCCAGCACCACCAGCCGCAGCGCGGTCGACTGGTCGGGTATCGGGCCGACCGCGGTCAGGCAGACGGCCTGGACGCCGTCGCACATCGCGCCGTAGCGGCTCGGATGCACCCGGGACAGATGGTCCAGCAGGGCGGGGAAGTCGTCCAGGGAGGCGCCGGGTATGTGGCGCGCCGCCCGGGTGACCGTCTCGTCGGAGTGCGGGGCCGGGGCCGCGGGCAGACCGCGGTGGCGGTAGTCCTCGCCGTCGATGCGCAGCGTACGGAAGTGGGCGGACAGCCCCTGGATCTCGCGCAGGAAGTCGGCCGCGGCGAACCGGCCCTCGCCCAGCTTGCCGGGCAGCGTGTTGGACGTCGCGGCGAGCGCCACGCCCGCCTCGACCAGCTTGCCCAGCAGCGTGGAGACCAGGACGGTGTCGCCCGGGTCGTCCAGCTCGAACTCGTCGATGCACAGCAGCCGGTGGCCGCTCAGGGTCTGCACGGTCTGCTGGAAGCCGAGCGCGCCCACCAGGTTGGTCAGCTCCACGAAGGTGCCGAACGCCTTCAGCTCGGGGGCGGCCGGGGTGGCGTGCCACAGGGAGGCCAGCAGATGGGTCTTGCCGACGCCGTAGCCGCCGTCGAGGTACATCCCGCGCGGGCCGCCGCTCGCCGCGGGCTTGGTCTCCCGGCGGAACCAGTGCCTGCGGCGGCCGCCCTTCGCGCCCGCCCCGCCGTCGAGTCGTCCGGCGAAGGCTCGCAGCGCCTCGACCGCCTCGGCCTGGCTGGGCTGGCCGGGGTCGGTGATGTAGTTGTCGAAGCTCACGGTGGCGAAGCGGGGAGGCGGCACCATCTCGGCGACCAGGCGTTCCGCGGGAACCTGCGGCGCACGGGCGGTGAGAGCGGCGGGGGCTTCGGCGGCTATGCGGCCTGCCGAGCCGGATGCGGTGGTTGGTGCAGACACGGATATCGAGGGTAGTCGCTCTTCACCCGAGCACTGTCCGAGGGGGAGGCATGTCACACTGCGGCCTATGCGACGCCTGTTCCCCGTGCCTGCCCGAACGTCTGCCGACAGCCCAGCCGAAACGACCGCCGGAGAGCGTGAAGCCGAAGACCACGCAGCGGGAGAGCGCGCAGCCGAAGACCGTGAATGGGGCCTCGACGAACTGGCCGACGCCTATGCGTATCCGGAGCCGCCGCACGGCCCCTCGGGCGCCTTCCTGCGGGCCAACATGGTGTCCTCGCTGGACGGGGCGGCGCATCACGACGGGCGGTCCAAGCCCCTGTCCTCCGACGCCGATATGCGGATCTTCGGGGTGCTGCGCGGGCTCGCCGACGCCGTGGTGGTGGGCGCCGGGACCGTGCGCCTGGAGGGCTACCGCCCGGCGCGCGCCCGTGAGGCGTTCGCCGAGCGGCGGGCGGCGCTCGGGCAGGCGCCCGCGCCCGCGATCGCCGTCGTGAGTGCGAGCCTGGACCTGGACTTCTCGATGCCGCTGTTCACCGAGCCGCTGGTCCCGACGGTCGTGATCACGGGCGCGGCGGCCGCGGCGGAGCGGATCGAGCGGGCCCGCGCCGCGGGCGCCGAGGTGGTCTTCGCCGGGGCGGGGCCGTCCGGACGGGTCGACGCGGCGGCGGTCGTGACAGCGCTCGCGGAGCTCGGCCACACCCGGCTGCTCACCGAGGGCGGCCCCACGCTGCTGGCGCAGTTCGCGGCGGCAGGGGTGCTGGACGAACTGTGTCTGGCGGTGGCCCCCCTGGTCACCGCGGGCGACGCGAAGCGGATCATGGACGGAGCCGAACTGGGGGAACCGGAACAGTTCACTCTCGATTCCGTCCTGGAGGAAGCCGGGTTTCTTTTCACCCGCTACCGTCGGATTTACCAATAACTGATAAAAGCATCCGTAAACCCGCGAAAAGGATCGCGAAGGAGAAGGGCATCCGCCGTGTTCACGAGCGTATTGATGATTGAGAAGCCCCTGACCCCCGCCGACGTGGAATTCGTCACCACCTTGCACGGCGATGACCCGGTCTCCTTCGTCGTCCTGATGCAGCCCCGGGGCAGCAAGGACCGGCTGCTGCGCGCGATCGACGACATCGCCCTCGGCGAGCTGGAGCAGGCCAGCCAGGAGGGGGAGGAGCCGGAGGGCAGGGAGGCGCTGGAGCCCGCCGAGCAGGCGCTGACCCACTCGGTGGCGGCGCTCGAGGCGGCCGGGAACCGGGCCCGGGGCCAGGTCGTCCAGCGCCGTCCGCTGGAGGTGCTGCGCGGTGTCGTGGAGGAGACCCGGGCCGATGAGGTGATCGTGCTCACCGCCCCGCACTTCGTGGAGGAGTTCTTCCACCGGGACTGGGCCTCGCGGGCGCGCCACAAGGTGGGGGTCCCGGTGCTGAAGCTCTTCTCGCACGCGGTGGACGAGGAAGAGACCACGGCCGGCGGCTGAGCGGCGGCGCGGGTCCCCGCGGCCATCGGCGGGGCGGGCCGCGGGGGGTGCGAGAATCGGGCCGACAG is a window of Streptomyces violaceusniger Tu 4113 DNA encoding:
- a CDS encoding MepB family protein, which produces MVTNQPWAELHCDLLAARTWVYDPGGFACSQPVPEPESAEYAAHGFTLDGLSVRFRVAKTTPTKVGQFVTVWQRSAEGPIRPFDADDGVDLIVISSRDSGHFGQFVFPSEVLCERGIMSRNGSAGKRGFRVYPPWVTTTNRQARTTQAWQVNYFLPLGEDGLEDGLEDGLVDLTRARALYHA
- a CDS encoding peptidyl-tRNA hydrolase, producing the protein MTSTDASAEVNSETGTETSTETSPRATAHHGTGSGAGSSPFRHSGTDRDAAPQFVLPLVVRIEKAAPPARTDALETAARAVLVLLSDERATAADGEWAQAVRDWQDARIRKVVRRARGAEWRRTGELPGITVMGRAPAATAAEDGPPPAAEVRVFPPVPLDGWPKELAKLQVSGTDLDDPGPPPAPDLTGPVLWLSPHVEMSAGKAMAQAGHGAQLAWWELDDATRAAWREAGFPLAVRTASAERWDELTTSGLPVVRDAGFTEIAPGSCTVVADHPALRRP
- the zapE gene encoding cell division protein ZapE → MSAPTTASGSAGRIAAEAPAALTARAPQVPAERLVAEMVPPPRFATVSFDNYITDPGQPSQAEAVEALRAFAGRLDGGAGAKGGRRRHWFRRETKPAASGGPRGMYLDGGYGVGKTHLLASLWHATPAAPELKAFGTFVELTNLVGALGFQQTVQTLSGHRLLCIDEFELDDPGDTVLVSTLLGKLVEAGVALAATSNTLPGKLGEGRFAAADFLREIQGLSAHFRTLRIDGEDYRHRGLPAAPAPHSDETVTRAARHIPGASLDDFPALLDHLSRVHPSRYGAMCDGVQAVCLTAVGPIPDQSTALRLVVLADRLYDREVPVLASGVPFDQLFSEEMLNGGYRKKYFRAISRLTALARDAKGLADAAS
- a CDS encoding pyrimidine reductase family protein, which produces MRRLFPVPARTSADSPAETTAGEREAEDHAAGERAAEDREWGLDELADAYAYPEPPHGPSGAFLRANMVSSLDGAAHHDGRSKPLSSDADMRIFGVLRGLADAVVVGAGTVRLEGYRPARAREAFAERRAALGQAPAPAIAVVSASLDLDFSMPLFTEPLVPTVVITGAAAAAERIERARAAGAEVVFAGAGPSGRVDAAAVVTALAELGHTRLLTEGGPTLLAQFAAAGVLDELCLAVAPLVTAGDAKRIMDGAELGEPEQFTLDSVLEEAGFLFTRYRRIYQ